A single Roseomonas gilardii DNA region contains:
- a CDS encoding Bug family tripartite tricarboxylate transporter substrate binding protein: MPMTRRGITAGMLGLGAQLATRNAGAQTPRWPERPVRIVVPFTPGGSTDILARALGAELQEVLGQPFVVENRGGAGGTIGTEVVAHAPPDGHTLMMGHIGTLAVNPALYHNLSFDTATAFAPVVLVAIVPNVMVVNPKLQAKTVPELVALAKEKPGGLTYGSGGNGSAAHIAAVAFSLAAGIEMTHVPYRGTGPMMNDLISGAIDLTLTGGPPALPPVRSGLLRALGVSSLQRLAAAPDIPTIAEQGMPGFEAVQWYGLVAPARTPPAIIARLNTESARILKGEKLQPRLEAEGAVASPGTPEEFGRFITAERERWGDVIRRTGVQAN, from the coding sequence ATGCCAATGACACGCCGCGGGATCACCGCGGGAATGCTGGGCCTCGGCGCCCAGCTTGCGACGCGGAACGCTGGCGCACAGACGCCCCGCTGGCCCGAGCGTCCGGTCCGAATCGTTGTGCCTTTCACGCCGGGCGGTTCCACCGACATCCTGGCCCGCGCCTTGGGCGCCGAGCTACAGGAGGTCCTCGGCCAGCCTTTCGTCGTGGAGAACCGCGGCGGTGCGGGCGGGACCATCGGTACGGAGGTCGTCGCCCATGCGCCGCCCGATGGCCATACGCTGATGATGGGTCATATCGGCACGCTCGCGGTAAACCCGGCCCTCTATCATAACCTGTCCTTCGACACGGCCACCGCCTTTGCGCCGGTCGTGCTCGTCGCCATCGTGCCGAATGTGATGGTGGTCAACCCGAAGCTCCAGGCCAAAACGGTGCCGGAACTGGTCGCGCTCGCCAAGGAGAAGCCGGGCGGGCTCACCTACGGTTCCGGTGGCAATGGATCGGCCGCGCATATCGCCGCCGTCGCCTTCAGTCTCGCGGCGGGTATCGAGATGACGCATGTGCCCTATCGCGGCACTGGCCCGATGATGAACGACCTGATCTCGGGCGCCATCGACCTGACGCTGACAGGTGGCCCTCCGGCCCTGCCGCCGGTTCGTAGTGGGCTGCTGCGTGCCCTGGGCGTCTCCTCGTTGCAGCGCCTGGCGGCCGCGCCGGATATCCCCACCATCGCGGAGCAGGGCATGCCCGGTTTCGAGGCCGTGCAGTGGTATGGTCTCGTCGCCCCGGCCCGGACACCGCCCGCGATCATCGCGCGCCTGAACACAGAAAGTGCCCGCATCCTGAAGGGGGAAAAGCTGCAGCCCCGGCTGGAGGCGGAAGGCGCGGTGGCCTCGCCCGGCACGCCGGAGGAATTCGGCCGCTTCATCACGGCGGAGCGGGAACGCTGGGGCGACGTGATTCGCCGCACCGGTGTCCAGGCGAACTGA
- a CDS encoding ABC transporter substrate-binding protein, which translates to MTDPTVLHSAIGRYPHSAPVLDGQVTSPLLRLQDAGISPVSRAFAPMVREGRFEVSEMAIATFLMAKAAGKPLVLLPVVMAARFQEAALLCRVGGSVTGPADLAGRRLGVRAYSQTTGMWLRGSLQEEFGLRPSDLHWVTFEDAHVAEYRDPSWAERAPAGSDMMAMLEKGALDAVIVGNDVPDNPNLRTVFPDPAAAGEAFRARYGFKPVNHLLVMRGDVIAQRPDLAAEFVRLFQDAPMTGRAALDPALLLASRFCAEQQLLPAPLTLEEIWDGLPAGIG; encoded by the coding sequence ATGACTGACCCGACTGTCCTGCACTCGGCCATCGGGCGCTATCCGCACAGCGCACCGGTGCTCGATGGCCAGGTCACCTCGCCGCTTCTCCGGCTGCAGGATGCGGGGATCAGTCCGGTGAGTCGTGCCTTTGCGCCCATGGTGCGGGAAGGACGCTTCGAGGTCAGCGAGATGGCCATCGCGACCTTCCTGATGGCCAAGGCCGCCGGCAAGCCGTTGGTGCTTCTGCCCGTGGTGATGGCGGCGCGCTTCCAGGAGGCCGCGCTGCTCTGTCGGGTGGGCGGCTCCGTCACGGGACCGGCCGACCTCGCGGGCCGGCGCCTCGGGGTGCGCGCCTATAGCCAGACCACGGGAATGTGGTTGCGGGGCAGCCTGCAAGAGGAGTTCGGCCTTCGGCCGAGCGATCTGCACTGGGTGACCTTCGAGGACGCTCATGTGGCCGAGTACCGCGACCCATCCTGGGCGGAGCGCGCCCCGGCTGGGTCCGACATGATGGCCATGCTGGAGAAAGGCGCGCTGGATGCGGTGATCGTCGGCAATGACGTGCCGGACAACCCGAACCTGCGCACGGTCTTTCCCGATCCCGCTGCGGCTGGCGAGGCATTCCGCGCGAGATATGGCTTCAAGCCGGTGAACCATCTGCTGGTTATGCGCGGCGATGTCATCGCACAGCGGCCGGATCTGGCGGCTGAGTTCGTCCGTCTCTTCCAGGACGCGCCGATGACCGGTCGCGCGGCGCTCGATCCTGCCCTTCTCCTCGCCAGCCGATTCTGCGCGGAACAACAGCTTCTGCCGGCGCCACTGACATTGGAGGAAATCTGGGACGGGCTCCCAGCCGGGATCGGATAG
- a CDS encoding 4-carboxy-4-hydroxy-2-oxoadipate aldolase/oxaloacetate decarboxylase — protein MSLVRRNPPRVPPEIAARFAPYGVATIHEAQGRRGLLGAHMRPIYPGAHAVGTAVTVSIAPADNWMIHVAVEQCRAGDILVVSPTSPSDAGYFGELLACSLKARGAAGLVIEAGCRDVAALREMGFPVWSRAVSAQGTVKETLGDVNLPVVCAGQLIHPGDLVVGDDDGVVVVRRGEAEAVLRASAAREEKEAKTRARLSAGELGLDIYGMRETLARKGLRYEDADD, from the coding sequence ATGAGCCTGGTCCGCCGTAACCCACCCCGAGTTCCTCCCGAGATCGCCGCCCGGTTCGCACCCTATGGTGTCGCCACGATCCACGAGGCGCAGGGGCGCCGTGGCCTTCTGGGCGCCCATATGCGGCCGATCTATCCGGGCGCGCACGCCGTCGGCACCGCCGTGACCGTGTCGATCGCGCCAGCTGACAACTGGATGATTCATGTGGCCGTGGAGCAGTGCCGCGCCGGCGACATCCTGGTGGTTTCGCCCACCTCGCCCTCCGATGCAGGCTATTTCGGCGAACTCCTGGCCTGTTCGCTGAAGGCCCGCGGCGCGGCCGGTCTGGTGATCGAAGCCGGCTGCCGCGACGTGGCAGCGCTCCGGGAGATGGGCTTCCCCGTCTGGTCGAGGGCCGTCTCGGCCCAGGGCACCGTCAAGGAAACGCTTGGGGACGTGAACCTGCCTGTCGTCTGCGCCGGGCAGCTCATCCACCCGGGCGATCTGGTCGTGGGCGACGATGACGGGGTGGTCGTGGTCCGGCGCGGGGAGGCCGAGGCCGTACTGCGCGCTTCCGCCGCGCGGGAGGAAAAGGAAGCCAAGACCCGGGCGCGCCTGTCCGCCGGCGAACTCGGGCTGGACATCTACGGGATGCGCGAGACGCTGGCCAGGAAGGGACTGCGCTACGAGGACGCCGATGACTGA
- a CDS encoding ParB/RepB/Spo0J family partition protein, whose product MAVSRKRRPSPLLGAVANSIGEATNSLVTPASRFAHTFEAPLDRVLPDPDQPRKNFDPEGLASLASTMSDQGQLQPILLRRDPERPADWVIVAGERRWRAAKLLRWTSILAIEWKRQDGAGALALLENLQRIDLTPVEEARGIQRLLESQGWTQTRVAEVLGRTKGEVSASLRMLTLPPSFVMDLENGKLDLPRNILVELARLPAGRMRDALIAHAYAGRITVRALRAAKMAHEAPAEAEEPSPRAVRKAPKPVALYRFDKWLQDLVARRRAPSKLERERLVEVQERIAQILSQQD is encoded by the coding sequence ATGGCCGTGTCCCGCAAGCGCCGTCCCTCTCCCCTGCTCGGAGCCGTGGCGAACTCGATCGGGGAAGCGACGAACTCGCTCGTGACGCCCGCGAGCCGCTTTGCTCATACCTTCGAGGCGCCGCTGGACCGGGTCTTGCCGGACCCGGACCAGCCCCGCAAGAATTTCGACCCGGAGGGCTTGGCTTCCCTGGCCTCCACCATGTCCGACCAGGGACAGTTGCAACCCATCCTCCTGCGCCGTGACCCGGAGCGACCCGCGGACTGGGTCATCGTGGCGGGAGAACGGCGCTGGCGGGCGGCGAAGCTGCTCCGCTGGACCTCGATCCTGGCGATCGAATGGAAGAGGCAGGATGGCGCCGGAGCGCTGGCCCTGCTGGAGAACCTGCAGCGGATCGACCTGACGCCGGTTGAGGAGGCGCGGGGCATCCAGCGGCTTCTGGAAAGCCAGGGCTGGACCCAGACGCGCGTCGCCGAGGTGCTGGGCCGGACCAAGGGGGAGGTCAGCGCCTCGCTGCGGATGCTGACGCTGCCGCCCTCCTTCGTCATGGACCTGGAGAACGGCAAGCTCGACCTGCCACGCAACATCCTGGTGGAACTCGCGCGCCTCCCAGCAGGCCGGATGCGGGATGCCCTGATCGCCCATGCCTATGCCGGGCGGATCACGGTTCGCGCCCTGCGGGCCGCGAAGATGGCGCATGAAGCACCCGCCGAGGCGGAGGAGCCGTCCCCCAGAGCCGTCCGCAAGGCGCCGAAGCCTGTCGCGCTGTATCGTTTCGACAAGTGGCTGCAGGATCTGGTGGCCCGCAGGCGCGCCCCGTCGAAGCTGGAGCGGGAAAGGCTGGTCGAGGTGCAGGAGCGTATTGCGCAGATCCTGTCGCAGCAGGACTGA